In one Bosea sp. RAC05 genomic region, the following are encoded:
- a CDS encoding AAA family ATPase, producing the protein MTTKSSRPRKKRASSSISSPSPVGLHLFDYHDVDRRLHGDGIMASTSDDEGNAQARQRALWRRLYEDERGSWRSLLVPDAEMIARIAALDLTCPQFAPVTAWILRTATLAMAGGQPLRLDPCVLLGAPGVGKTYYARRLAQAFDVMTLTIPMNLMTDRGTWFSGLAPVWRASAPGKVAQLLLDSNCASPVIVIDEIEKASPLNPAETPINVLHSLLERENAQAFTDDFIEIALRADHIIWLATANDLSPLPASIVDRLIAFEITLESSQLLAIQRSLFDEANVATGGLFARPTDALFEQIMAQTPRAMSRLWPIAFGFACMEGRRHVTRADIVQAEAVLRLDQGGKSRIGFLSGLPAKGVKTDPSEALVLPKSPERKR; encoded by the coding sequence ATGACCACGAAGTCCAGCCGCCCGCGCAAGAAGCGCGCATCCTCATCGATCTCGTCGCCAAGCCCGGTCGGCCTGCACCTCTTCGACTATCATGATGTCGATCGTCGCCTGCATGGCGACGGCATCATGGCCTCAACCAGTGACGACGAGGGCAACGCCCAAGCGAGGCAGCGCGCGCTCTGGCGCCGGCTTTACGAGGACGAGCGCGGCTCCTGGCGCAGCTTGCTCGTGCCCGATGCCGAGATGATCGCCCGCATCGCCGCGCTCGACCTGACCTGTCCGCAGTTCGCGCCCGTCACTGCTTGGATCTTGCGCACCGCTACGCTGGCCATGGCCGGAGGCCAGCCGCTTCGTCTCGACCCTTGTGTGCTGCTCGGCGCCCCCGGTGTCGGCAAAACCTACTACGCCCGTCGCCTCGCCCAGGCTTTTGACGTCATGACGCTGACGATCCCGATGAACTTAATGACGGACAGGGGCACCTGGTTCAGCGGGCTGGCGCCGGTCTGGCGGGCAAGCGCGCCCGGCAAGGTCGCTCAGCTCTTGCTCGACTCGAACTGCGCCAGCCCCGTCATCGTCATTGATGAAATCGAGAAGGCCAGCCCGCTCAATCCGGCGGAAACACCGATCAATGTGCTGCATTCCTTGCTCGAACGCGAAAATGCCCAGGCTTTTACCGACGATTTCATCGAAATCGCCCTCAGAGCAGATCACATCATCTGGTTAGCGACAGCGAACGACCTATCGCCGCTACCGGCCTCGATCGTCGATAGGCTCATTGCCTTCGAGATCACGCTGGAATCCAGCCAGCTGCTGGCGATCCAGCGCTCGCTCTTCGACGAGGCCAACGTTGCCACGGGCGGACTGTTCGCTCGGCCGACAGACGCACTCTTCGAGCAGATCATGGCGCAGACGCCCCGCGCGATGAGCCGGCTCTGGCCCATCGCCTTCGGCTTCGCGTGCATGGAGGGGCGCCGGCACGTGACGCGCGCCGATATCGTCCAGGCTGAAGCAGTGCTGCGGCTCGATCAGGGCGGCAAGAGCCGGATCGGGTTCCTGAGCGGGTTGCCGGCCAAGGGGGTGAAGACGGATCCGAGCGAGGCCCTGGTCCTGCCCAAGAGCCCGGAGAGGAAGCGATGA
- a CDS encoding DUF1156 domain-containing protein, translating to MAESSVLPSFTTGSVSQENAQSQKIAEDKIISTDPPYYDNIGYADLSDFLFIWLKRSLKEIYPDLFSFIATPKADELIAAPYRQGGREAAETFFLDGMREAIANMARQASNLFPATIYYAFKQSEVAQEGVSSTGWATFLQAVLDAGYAVVSTWPVRTELANRLRGRESNALANSVVLVCRKRETTAEVVSRAEFIRALKRELPPAIADLQAANIAPADMPQSAIGPGMGVFSRYKAVLESDDSPMSVKAALQLINRELDEYLGGIQGEFDADTRFAITWFEQHGMARGEYGAADNLARARGISVENVKHARIIDSAAGKVRILARDELDDDWEPEGDGHLTVWECLQHLVRKYEKDGISHETAVLLKKIDAKAEAVKDLAYCLYDISANKRKDAKEATAYNALIADWTELTRQAAAIHDTSGDRQIRLDI from the coding sequence ATGGCCGAAAGCTCAGTATTGCCGTCATTTACAACCGGATCCGTTTCACAAGAAAATGCCCAATCTCAGAAGATTGCCGAAGACAAAATCATCTCGACTGACCCTCCGTATTACGACAATATAGGATATGCTGATTTATCTGATTTCTTGTTTATTTGGCTTAAAAGAAGCCTCAAGGAAATTTATCCTGATTTGTTTTCATTTATCGCTACGCCTAAGGCTGATGAGTTAATAGCTGCCCCGTATCGGCAGGGCGGCCGGGAAGCGGCAGAGACATTCTTCCTTGACGGGATGCGCGAGGCCATTGCCAACATGGCGCGACAGGCATCTAACCTCTTCCCCGCAACCATATACTACGCGTTCAAGCAGAGCGAAGTCGCGCAAGAGGGGGTCAGTTCGACCGGCTGGGCAACTTTTCTGCAGGCTGTACTAGACGCGGGATATGCTGTCGTAAGCACTTGGCCGGTACGCACGGAACTGGCAAACCGGTTGCGTGGCCGGGAAAGTAATGCGCTTGCCAATTCGGTTGTCCTAGTCTGCCGTAAGAGAGAAACGACTGCAGAGGTCGTTTCGCGTGCCGAATTCATCCGAGCCCTGAAACGGGAGTTGCCTCCCGCCATCGCTGACCTTCAGGCAGCCAACATTGCTCCGGCCGATATGCCGCAATCGGCCATCGGCCCAGGCATGGGCGTCTTCTCGCGCTACAAGGCGGTGCTGGAATCCGACGACAGTCCGATGAGTGTGAAGGCCGCGCTGCAGCTGATCAACCGCGAGCTCGACGAATACCTCGGCGGCATCCAAGGCGAGTTCGACGCCGACACCCGCTTTGCCATCACGTGGTTCGAACAGCACGGCATGGCAAGGGGCGAGTACGGCGCGGCTGACAACCTTGCGCGCGCCCGTGGAATTTCGGTGGAGAACGTGAAGCATGCCAGGATCATCGACAGTGCGGCTGGGAAGGTCCGCATCCTGGCGCGCGATGAACTGGATGATGATTGGGAGCCGGAGGGCGACGGCCATCTGACCGTCTGGGAGTGCCTTCAGCATCTCGTTCGCAAATACGAAAAGGACGGCATCTCGCATGAGACTGCCGTGCTTCTGAAGAAGATCGACGCGAAGGCCGAGGCGGTGAAGGACCTTGCCTACTGCCTCTACGACATCAGTGCCAACAAGCGGAAGGATGCGAAGGAGGCCACGGCCTACAACGCCCTGATCGCTGATTGGACTGAGCTGACGCGGCAGGCAGCCGCGATCCACGACACGAGCGGGGATCGTCAGATCCGCCTGGATATCTGA
- the solA gene encoding N-methyl-L-tryptophan oxidase, with translation MAYDVIVVGIGGMGSAAAWHLARRGVKVLGLERFDIPHSMGSSHGISRIIRMPYYEDPAYVPLLRRAYELWGEIEAATGEELLVITGSIDASPEDDALFQGALNSARLHDLPHEVLTGDQVNARYPGYRLPSSHRAVFQARGGLIASERAIVAHVRAAQAHGAEIHAREAVLGWEAKPNGDGVVVTTDRGRYEAARLVLTAGAWIGDLEPSLRAVAVPERQVLAWLQPAKPELFALDRFPVFNLQVDEGRYYGFPIYEVPGFKFGRYHHRGETSRADDVRREPDAEDERLLRDFSQRYFPDGSGPTMALRSCMFTNTPDEHFILDRHPAHEQVVLVSPCSGHGYKFCSVIGEIVADLASGDGTTRHDIGFLRLARTALAAPHA, from the coding sequence ATGGCCTATGACGTGATCGTCGTCGGGATCGGCGGCATGGGAAGCGCCGCCGCCTGGCATCTCGCCCGGCGGGGCGTGAAGGTGCTCGGTCTCGAACGCTTCGACATCCCCCACAGCATGGGCTCGTCGCACGGCATCAGCCGGATCATCCGCATGCCCTATTACGAGGACCCGGCCTATGTCCCGCTGCTGCGGCGGGCCTATGAGCTCTGGGGCGAGATCGAAGCGGCGACGGGCGAGGAACTGCTCGTCATCACCGGCTCGATCGATGCCAGCCCCGAGGATGATGCGCTGTTTCAGGGCGCGCTGAACTCGGCCCGCCTGCACGATCTGCCCCATGAGGTTTTGACCGGCGATCAGGTCAATGCGCGTTACCCCGGCTATCGCCTGCCGTCGTCGCATCGCGCCGTGTTCCAGGCCCGGGGCGGCCTGATCGCCAGCGAGCGGGCGATCGTGGCGCATGTCCGCGCCGCTCAGGCGCATGGCGCGGAGATCCATGCCCGCGAGGCCGTGCTCGGCTGGGAGGCGAAACCCAACGGCGATGGCGTCGTCGTGACGACCGACCGGGGCCGCTACGAGGCCGCGCGGCTGGTGCTGACCGCCGGCGCCTGGATCGGCGACCTCGAACCCTCGCTCCGGGCCGTCGCGGTGCCCGAGCGCCAGGTTCTGGCCTGGCTTCAGCCCGCGAAGCCGGAGCTGTTCGCGCTCGATCGCTTCCCGGTCTTCAATTTGCAGGTCGATGAGGGCCGCTATTACGGCTTTCCGATCTACGAGGTGCCGGGCTTCAAGTTCGGCCGCTATCACCACCGCGGCGAAACCAGCCGTGCCGACGATGTCAGGCGCGAGCCGGACGCGGAGGACGAGCGCCTCCTGCGGGATTTCAGCCAGCGCTATTTCCCTGATGGCAGCGGCCCGACCATGGCGCTGCGGAGCTGCATGTTCACCAACACCCCCGACGAGCATTTCATTCTCGACCGCCACCCCGCCCATGAACAGGTCGTGCTGGTCTCGCCCTGCTCGGGGCATGGCTACAAGTTCTGCAGCGTGATCGGGGAGATCGTCGCCGATCTCGCCAGCGGAGACGGCACGACCCGGCACGACATCGGATTCCTGCGCCTGGCGCGGACGGCGCTGGCTGCCCCTCATGCATGA
- a CDS encoding tyrosine-type recombinase/integrase, which produces MTSSPQKKRQPRTLAKDRWTPEQRSIVAIASEGSFDPREKRKELRESTQRNLSQVLGFFLGYLDRLHPHMVSLPLAQSLTQEALEGFRNDLATTNTPRSVLTLMDRLKMLCARAELPEVAKVIATIAGSSPGRAYVPPPRASARQVYRAAKAYFLLRVREIRRLGFGRREKARERRAASEALTALTIMFLTQLPLRIKNVLALDLGVQIIIHDDTIVLLLPGEQMKSRRDFDAILGKELSDCVRLYLRIVRPILAKAASPNALLLGAKGGRLAYPTAYSRIRRMTQQLVGERINPHAFRRLMAVWARNDERLGLDVAWRQNQHVGPKETDRTYAPPRVEVGKSVYQAAWKRAPDPT; this is translated from the coding sequence ATGACATCGTCGCCTCAGAAGAAGCGCCAGCCTCGGACCCTCGCCAAGGACCGTTGGACTCCCGAACAGCGAAGCATCGTTGCCATCGCAAGCGAAGGATCATTCGACCCCCGCGAGAAGCGCAAGGAGTTGCGTGAATCGACGCAGCGCAATCTGTCCCAGGTGCTCGGGTTTTTCCTCGGCTACCTCGATCGCCTGCATCCTCACATGGTCAGTCTGCCCCTCGCGCAGAGCCTCACTCAAGAAGCGCTTGAGGGGTTCCGCAACGATCTCGCGACGACGAACACGCCCCGGTCCGTCCTGACGCTGATGGATCGCCTCAAGATGCTGTGTGCGCGAGCGGAGCTGCCCGAAGTGGCAAAGGTCATCGCCACGATCGCAGGATCATCCCCAGGGCGAGCCTACGTACCACCGCCGCGAGCAAGCGCACGCCAGGTCTACCGCGCGGCCAAAGCCTATTTCCTGCTGCGGGTCCGCGAGATCCGTCGGCTCGGCTTCGGTCGGCGCGAAAAGGCGCGTGAACGACGCGCGGCGAGCGAAGCGCTGACGGCGCTCACGATCATGTTTCTGACGCAGCTTCCGTTGCGCATCAAAAACGTGCTGGCGCTGGACCTTGGCGTTCAAATCATCATCCACGATGACACGATCGTCCTGCTCCTCCCTGGCGAACAAATGAAAAGCAGGCGGGATTTCGATGCGATCCTTGGGAAAGAGCTGAGTGATTGTGTCCGTCTCTATTTGCGAATCGTCCGGCCCATCCTCGCCAAGGCCGCGTCCCCAAATGCCCTGCTGCTGGGTGCCAAGGGTGGAAGGCTCGCCTATCCCACGGCCTACAGCCGGATCCGAAGGATGACGCAACAACTCGTGGGAGAGCGGATTAACCCACATGCCTTCCGCAGGCTGATGGCGGTCTGGGCTCGCAACGACGAACGTTTAGGTCTGGACGTAGCTTGGCGCCAGAACCAGCATGTCGGTCCCAAGGAGACAGACAGGACCTACGCACCGCCCCGTGTCGAAGTCGGCAAAAGCGTCTATCAGGCAGCCTGGAAGCGCGCGCCGGACCCGACCTGA
- a CDS encoding hydantoinase/oxoprolinase family protein has product MHDGLDVAPRGGLRLGIDIGGTFTDFALVDSLGSRVGVHKQLTTPRDPSHAVLEGTLAICQAVGCSLSELVEIVHGTTLVTNALIERRGDRTGMLVTQGFRDLFDIGREQRYDLFDLRLRYAEPIVERGLRADIPERLKHDGAVLVPLDEEAVAAQTRRLVEDERIEALAICFLHAHVDDRHERRAREIAGALYPALHISHSADVFPYPREFERWTTTCANAYSQPLVDRYLSRLETGLAEAGFRGRLWIMASSGGLMNLDMARRYPVKLLESGPAAGVLVAARIGTAVAGGDLLSFDLGGTTAKGALIRKGRPFRAYSFEAAHAYEYRSGSGLPLQIPVLDMTEIGTGGGSLVAPDALGRLRVGPRSAGAEPGPVSYGRGGKTATLTDANLLLGYLHPDSFLGGTMTLDLDAAGAAYRAQIGMPLGVDALRAAWGAHDMANEDIARAFRMHATERGFDYRGCAMVAFGGGGPLHAARIARKLRVPRVIFPRGAGVMSAFGMLSGAQSFETVRAFRRRLDAVEEGELQALLAELDAEAAAPLGSGGATHWHRRFDMRYRGQHYDIEVELPEACEDVREALRMRFIARYREIFHTSLDEPIEIVGCKVEASASAPRTFSTSPVDDNDGGEAMTGHRQAYFPAAGGLVDCAVLARSRLRPGMVLDGPALVEEPESTILLDAGDRATVHGDMSLVAEIATP; this is encoded by the coding sequence ATGCATGATGGCCTCGATGTCGCCCCACGCGGCGGCCTGCGCCTGGGCATCGATATCGGCGGCACCTTCACCGATTTCGCCCTGGTGGATTCGCTGGGCTCGCGGGTCGGCGTCCACAAGCAACTGACGACGCCGCGTGATCCCTCCCACGCCGTGCTCGAAGGCACGCTCGCGATCTGTCAGGCCGTCGGCTGCTCCCTGTCCGAGCTCGTCGAGATCGTCCACGGCACGACGCTGGTCACCAATGCCCTGATCGAGCGTCGCGGCGACCGCACCGGCATGCTCGTCACGCAAGGCTTCCGCGACCTCTTCGATATCGGCCGCGAGCAGCGCTACGACCTGTTCGATCTGCGGCTGCGTTACGCAGAACCGATCGTCGAGCGAGGGTTGCGGGCCGACATTCCCGAGCGACTGAAACATGACGGCGCCGTGCTCGTGCCGCTGGACGAGGAAGCCGTCGCTGCGCAGACGCGCCGGCTGGTCGAGGACGAGCGGATCGAGGCGCTGGCGATCTGTTTCCTCCACGCGCATGTCGACGACCGTCACGAACGTCGCGCCCGCGAGATTGCAGGGGCGCTCTATCCGGCGCTGCACATCTCCCATTCGGCCGATGTCTTCCCCTATCCGCGCGAATTCGAGCGCTGGACCACGACCTGCGCCAATGCCTATTCGCAGCCGCTGGTCGACCGCTATCTCTCCCGGCTGGAGACGGGCCTGGCCGAGGCCGGCTTCCGGGGGCGGCTCTGGATCATGGCGTCGAGCGGCGGTCTCATGAACCTCGACATGGCCCGGCGCTATCCGGTGAAGCTGCTGGAATCGGGCCCCGCCGCCGGTGTGCTCGTCGCGGCCCGGATTGGCACGGCGGTCGCGGGAGGCGACCTGCTCTCCTTCGATCTCGGGGGCACGACGGCCAAGGGTGCGCTGATCCGCAAGGGCAGGCCGTTTCGCGCCTATTCCTTCGAGGCGGCACATGCTTACGAGTATCGCAGCGGCAGCGGCCTCCCGCTGCAGATCCCCGTCCTCGACATGACCGAGATCGGGACCGGGGGCGGCAGCCTGGTTGCGCCCGATGCGCTCGGCCGGCTCAGGGTCGGGCCGCGCAGCGCCGGCGCCGAACCCGGGCCTGTGTCTTATGGCCGTGGCGGCAAGACCGCGACGTTGACCGATGCCAATCTTCTGCTCGGCTACCTCCATCCCGACAGCTTTCTCGGCGGCACCATGACGCTGGATCTCGACGCCGCAGGCGCCGCCTATCGCGCGCAGATCGGCATGCCGCTGGGCGTCGACGCGTTGCGCGCCGCCTGGGGGGCTCATGACATGGCCAATGAGGACATTGCGCGGGCCTTCCGCATGCATGCCACCGAACGCGGTTTCGACTATCGCGGCTGCGCCATGGTGGCCTTCGGCGGCGGCGGGCCGCTGCATGCGGCGCGGATCGCCCGCAAGCTGCGGGTGCCGCGCGTGATCTTCCCGCGGGGAGCCGGCGTCATGTCGGCTTTCGGCATGCTGTCGGGCGCACAGTCCTTCGAGACGGTGCGGGCGTTCCGGCGCAGGCTCGACGCGGTCGAGGAGGGCGAGCTCCAGGCCCTTCTCGCCGAGCTCGATGCCGAGGCTGCGGCGCCGCTCGGCTCCGGCGGAGCCACGCACTGGCACCGGCGCTTCGACATGCGCTATCGCGGCCAGCACTACGACATCGAGGTCGAGCTTCCCGAGGCCTGCGAGGATGTTCGCGAGGCGCTGCGGATGCGTTTCATCGCGCGCTACCGCGAGATCTTCCACACCAGTCTCGATGAGCCGATCGAGATCGTCGGGTGCAAGGTCGAGGCGAGCGCTTCGGCTCCGCGCACGTTCTCGACCAGCCCGGTGGACGACAACGACGGCGGCGAGGCGATGACGGGCCATCGTCAGGCCTATTTCCCGGCCGCCGGCGGCCTTGTCGACTGCGCCGTCCTGGCGCGCTCGCGGCTGCGGCCTGGCATGGTCTTGGATGGGCCGGCCCTGGTCGAGGAACCCGAATCGACGATCCTGCTCGACGCGGGTGATCGCGCTACGGTGCATGGCGACATGAGCCTCGTTGCGGAGATCGCGACCCCATGA
- a CDS encoding DUF499 domain-containing protein: MAKSTRQYVFEGMELLPAALIPFVEKRLESSLKGHWQIEVAERLNLRPNSSGEIGWDQAALFNGMDRYWADAFKAVLGRAERALVNELVDVRNKLSHNDAFSYDDAERALDSMRRLMEAISAGETAEQLSKMRDTILRTKFTELQRNEERRKTQRLEISVETVAGLLPWREVVEPHQDVATGEFQQAEFAADLAKVHSGSAPAEYRDPRQFYSRTYLTEGLSALLVGAAKRLSGSSGDPVVELQTNFGGGKTHSMLALYHMAGPTPVQDLSGLDQLLEKHELTVPKNINRAVLVGTSRGPQDVLNAEGGRKICTTWGELAWQLGGAEAFDMVAENDANGIAPGSHLLETIFTKYAPCLILIDEWVAYLRQIYRVEGLPSGSFDANLSFVQSLTEAVKASPGTLLVASLPASQIEVGGEGGQEALARLKQTFSRVESSWRPASQEESYEIVRRRLFKEVSGDKFHHRDNTLKQFAKLYRENANDFPQGCADEDYRRKLEKAYPIHPELFDQLYTSWGSLEKFQRTRGVLRLMAQAIHELWMNGDPSVMIMPGSIAVSSPRVEPELLHYLDVTWQSIIAGDVDGTASTPYKIDQSAPNLNRFSATRRVARAIFMGTAPTHQQQNTGLDDKQINLGVVQPGERPAIFGDALRRLTNQAKFMHADLGRYWYSMSASLNRIAADKAAQIETALVLMTIDSELSKYVNSLADRGHFDAVQVAPATSAEVPDEAGGVRAVVLGVAHPHNGREGSEALVEAKDILMQRGSTPRVYRNMLVFIAADSRQLDNLKDAVRASLAWGEIVRDTERLNLTQSDSALAKAKLSESNETMKTRLKEAWCYLHYPAQESAQADVEWVSGKIPAQDALLARASKKLVAEEGLLTELGPTRLDRDLQKYIWNGKPHLSLKDLREYLNRYIYLPRLKNQEALIKAVQASVSGMIPGPFAYAERWEEKSDTYLGLAIERAANAAVVIDSDSVIVKPAVAEAHRPTPVQPGSGGGTEAPGEKTPETGTQPTSGAPQSPVAERKPTRFTGSVMISPDRPARDMHQIVEAIVEQLTTLPGNSVKLRLEIDAEVPSGLDRAKVRTLVENANTLGFIDKSVE, encoded by the coding sequence GTGGCCAAGAGCACGCGCCAGTATGTTTTCGAGGGCATGGAGCTGCTGCCCGCAGCCCTTATTCCGTTCGTCGAGAAGCGGCTGGAAAGCTCGCTGAAGGGGCATTGGCAGATTGAAGTAGCAGAACGGCTGAACCTGCGGCCAAACAGTAGTGGGGAGATCGGATGGGATCAGGCGGCGCTGTTCAACGGCATGGACCGCTATTGGGCTGACGCGTTCAAAGCGGTTCTCGGCCGTGCCGAACGTGCGTTGGTCAACGAGCTTGTCGATGTTCGCAACAAGCTCTCTCACAATGACGCCTTCTCCTACGACGACGCCGAGCGCGCGCTCGATTCCATGCGGCGCCTGATGGAGGCGATCAGCGCCGGCGAGACCGCCGAGCAGCTTTCGAAGATGCGGGACACCATCCTGCGCACGAAGTTTACCGAACTTCAGCGCAACGAGGAGCGGCGGAAGACCCAGCGCCTGGAAATCTCCGTCGAGACCGTGGCAGGCTTGCTTCCATGGCGCGAGGTGGTCGAGCCGCACCAGGATGTCGCCACGGGCGAGTTTCAACAGGCCGAGTTCGCGGCCGATCTCGCCAAGGTGCATTCGGGAAGTGCGCCCGCTGAATATCGTGACCCGCGCCAGTTCTATAGCCGCACTTATCTGACCGAGGGCTTGAGTGCGCTTCTGGTCGGCGCGGCCAAGCGGCTTTCGGGCAGCAGCGGCGACCCGGTCGTCGAACTGCAGACCAACTTCGGCGGCGGCAAGACGCACTCGATGCTGGCCCTTTACCACATGGCGGGACCGACGCCCGTTCAGGACCTGTCGGGCCTTGATCAGCTGCTTGAGAAGCACGAGCTAACCGTGCCCAAGAACATCAACCGCGCTGTGCTAGTTGGCACCTCGCGCGGGCCGCAGGACGTCCTCAATGCCGAGGGCGGTCGCAAGATCTGCACGACTTGGGGCGAACTTGCGTGGCAGCTAGGCGGCGCCGAAGCCTTCGACATGGTCGCTGAGAATGACGCCAACGGTATCGCGCCAGGCTCGCACTTGCTTGAGACGATTTTCACGAAGTACGCCCCGTGCCTGATCCTGATCGACGAGTGGGTCGCCTATCTGCGGCAGATCTATCGAGTCGAGGGGCTGCCGTCGGGCTCGTTCGACGCGAACCTGTCTTTCGTCCAGTCGCTCACCGAAGCGGTCAAAGCGAGCCCCGGCACGTTGCTGGTCGCCTCCTTGCCTGCGTCGCAGATCGAAGTCGGCGGCGAGGGCGGCCAGGAGGCGCTAGCGCGCCTCAAGCAGACCTTCAGCCGTGTCGAATCCTCTTGGCGGCCCGCGAGCCAGGAGGAGAGCTATGAGATTGTCCGGCGGCGGCTGTTCAAGGAGGTTTCCGGCGACAAGTTCCATCACCGGGACAACACACTGAAGCAGTTCGCCAAGCTCTACCGCGAGAACGCCAACGACTTCCCGCAGGGCTGCGCCGACGAGGACTACCGGCGCAAGCTGGAGAAGGCCTATCCGATTCATCCCGAGCTGTTCGACCAGCTCTACACGAGCTGGGGATCGCTGGAGAAGTTCCAGCGCACGCGCGGCGTGCTGCGCCTGATGGCGCAGGCGATCCACGAGTTATGGATGAACGGCGACCCTTCGGTGATGATCATGCCGGGCAGCATTGCGGTGAGTTCGCCGCGCGTTGAGCCGGAGCTGCTCCATTATCTCGACGTGACCTGGCAGTCGATCATCGCAGGTGACGTCGATGGTACCGCTTCCACGCCTTACAAGATCGACCAGTCGGCACCCAACCTGAACCGCTTTTCCGCGACCAGGCGCGTTGCCCGGGCGATCTTCATGGGGACGGCACCGACGCACCAGCAACAGAACACCGGCCTCGACGACAAGCAGATCAATCTCGGCGTTGTGCAGCCGGGTGAGCGGCCCGCGATCTTCGGCGACGCGCTGCGACGGCTAACCAACCAGGCCAAGTTCATGCACGCCGATCTCGGGCGCTACTGGTACTCGATGTCGGCGAGCCTCAACCGCATCGCAGCCGACAAAGCAGCACAGATCGAGACCGCGCTCGTCCTGATGACGATCGACAGCGAGCTGAGTAAATATGTGAATAGCCTCGCTGATCGTGGGCACTTCGACGCCGTGCAGGTGGCGCCGGCCACTTCGGCGGAGGTGCCGGACGAAGCTGGAGGTGTGCGGGCAGTCGTGCTGGGCGTCGCGCATCCGCACAATGGCCGTGAAGGGTCCGAAGCGCTGGTGGAAGCCAAGGATATCCTGATGCAGCGTGGCAGCACGCCGCGCGTCTATCGCAACATGCTGGTTTTCATCGCCGCGGATTCTCGCCAGCTCGACAATTTGAAAGACGCGGTGCGAGCGTCCCTCGCCTGGGGCGAGATCGTACGCGACACAGAGCGTCTCAATCTGACGCAGAGCGACAGCGCGCTGGCCAAGGCCAAGCTGTCTGAATCGAATGAGACGATGAAGACGCGCCTGAAGGAGGCGTGGTGCTATCTCCACTATCCGGCGCAGGAGAGCGCGCAAGCCGATGTCGAATGGGTTTCGGGCAAGATCCCGGCTCAGGACGCGCTGCTGGCGCGGGCCAGTAAGAAGCTCGTGGCCGAGGAAGGGTTGCTCACAGAACTCGGACCCACGCGTCTCGATCGTGACCTGCAGAAGTACATCTGGAACGGCAAGCCGCATCTCTCTCTCAAGGACCTGCGAGAGTATCTCAATCGCTACATCTATCTGCCGCGTCTGAAGAACCAGGAGGCTCTGATCAAGGCCGTGCAGGCTTCCGTGAGCGGGATGATCCCAGGGCCCTTCGCCTATGCCGAGCGATGGGAGGAGAAGTCGGACACCTATCTGGGCCTTGCCATCGAGCGGGCTGCTAATGCAGCAGTCGTCATCGATAGCGACAGTGTCATCGTGAAACCTGCTGTGGCCGAGGCACATCGACCGACTCCGGTGCAGCCGGGAAGTGGCGGAGGCACGGAGGCTCCCGGCGAGAAGACGCCCGAGACCGGGACACAGCCAACGAGCGGCGCGCCCCAGTCTCCAGTTGCTGAGAGGAAGCCAACCCGCTTCACAGGTAGCGTAATGATCTCGCCGGATCGCCCAGCTCGCGACATGCATCAGATCGTCGAAGCGATTGTCGAGCAGCTCACAACGCTGCCGGGGAATTCTGTGAAGCTGAGGCTCGAGATCGATGCCGAGGTGCCATCAGGGCTCGACCGGGCGAAGGTGCGGACGCTGGTTGAGAACGCCAACACGCTTGGGTTCATCGACAAGTCGGTAGAGTAG